A stretch of Homo sapiens chromosome 12, GRCh38.p14 Primary Assembly DNA encodes these proteins:
- the OR8S1 gene encoding olfactory receptor 8S1, whose translation MALGNHSTITEFLLLGLSADPNIRALLFVLFLGIYLLTIMENLMLLLMIRADSCLHKPMYFFLSHLSFVDLCFSSVIVPKMLENLLSQRKTISVEGCLAQVFFVFVTAGTEACLLSGMAYDRHAAICRPLLYGQIMGKQLYMHLVWGSWGLGFLDALINVLLAVNMVFCEAKIIHHYSYEMPSLLPLSCSDISRSLIALLCSTLLHGLGNFLLVFLSYTRIISTILSISSTSGRSKAFSTCSAHLTAVTLYYGSGLLRHLMPNSGSPIELIFSVQYTVVTPMLNSLIYSLKNKEVKVALKRTLEKYLQYTRR comes from the coding sequence ATGGCCTTGGGGAATCACAGCACCATCACCGAGTTCCTCCTCCTTGGGCTGTCTGCCGACCCCAACATCCGGGCTCTGCTCTTTGTGCTGTTCCTGGGGATTTACCTCCTGACCATAATGGAAAACCTGATGCTGCTGCTCATGATCAGGGCTGATTCTTGTCTCCATAAGCCCATGTATTTCTTCCTGAGTCACCTCTCTTTTGTTGATCTCTGCTTCTCTTCAGTCATTGTGCCCAAGATGCTGGAGAACCTCCTGTCACAGAGGAAAACCATTTCAGTAGAGGGCTGCCTGGCTCAGGTCTTCTTTGTGTTTGTCACTGCAGGGACTGAAGCCTGCCTTCTCTCAGGGATGGCCTATGACCGCCATGCTGCCATCTGCCGCCCACTACTTTATGGACAGATCATGGGTAAACAGCTGTATATGCACCTTGTGTGGGGCTCATGGGGACTGGGCTTTCTGGACGCACTCATCAATGTCCTCCTAGCTGTAAACATGGTCTTTTGTGAAGCCAAAATCATTCACCACTACAGCTATGAGATGccatccctcctccctctgtcctGCTCTGATATCTCCAGAAGCCTCATCGCCTTGCTCTGCTCCACTCTCCTACATGGGCTGGGAAACTTCCTTTTGGTCTTCTTATCCTACACCCGTATAATCTCTACCATCCTAAGCATCAGCTCTACCTCGGGCAGAAGCAAGGCCTTCTCCACCTGCTCTGCCCACCTCACTGCAGTGACACTTTACTATGGCTCAGGTTTGCTCCGCCATCTCATGCCAAACTCAGGTTCCCCCATAGAGTTGATCTTCTCTGTGCAGTATACTGTAGTCACTCCCATGCTGAATTCCCTCATCTATAGCCTGAAAAATAAGGAAGTGAAGGTAGCTCTGAAAAgaactttggaaaaatatttgcaatataccAGACGttga